The sequence GAACAGCCCTACGATTGCGCGGGCAGCTTCAAGGCGGAAGGGCTGGGCATCAGTCTGTTCAGAGCCACCGAAGGGACCGACGCCACCAGCCTGATTGGATTGCCGCTCATCCGGCTGGTCGAAATGCTCAACCACGCCGGCATCGAAGTCCCTTGAAAACGACCCCGAGCTAGCGCAGCTGTGGCCCTTGCAACCCCATCAAGAGGCCCAACTTAGAGCCGATACTGGCGCCCAGCTTCTTGGTGAAACGATCCAGAGCGGAGTCCTTTACCGTGAAGTCCACCAGCTGCTCCTCGCCAATCACGTCACGCGCGACCGACCCGGTATTGCCCAGACCGTCGACAAGACCGAGCTCGAGGGCCTGCTCGCCGGACCAGATAAGCCCTGAGAACAACTCCGGATGTCCCGCCACCTGAAGCCGGTCGCCGCGACCCTGTTTGACACTTTCGATGAACTGCCGGTGCGTGGTAGCCAGCACCTCTCGCCAGAATTTCGTCTCCTCCGGCTTTTCCGGCTGAAACGGATCCAGGAATGCCTTATGTTCGCCCGAGGTATAAACCCGCCGCTCCACACCCAGCTTGTCCATGGTCTCGACGAAGCCGAAGGTTGCCGCCGTGACCCCTATCGAACCAACCAGGCTCGACTTGTCGGCATAGATTTCGTCCGCGGCGCTGGCGATGTAGTAAGCGCCGGACGCACCCAGGTCGGTGATAACCGCATAGACCTTGATGCCGGGATATTCCCCTCGCAGCCGACGAATCTCGTCATAGATATAACCCGACTGAACCGGACTGCCGCCCGGGCTGTTGATTCGCAATACCACACCCTTGGTGTTGGAGTCCTCGAACGCGGACCGCAGCGCCCCAACGATATTGTCCGCACTCGCAGGCTCCTCGTCGGCGATCATCCCGCGAACATTGATCACCGCGGTGTGGCTGCCGCTTGCGGCCTTGCCGTCACCCATGTGCAACAGTGGCGAGAACATCAGCAGCGCACCAAAGAGATAAACGAACGTCAGCAGCTTGAAGAATATCCCCCAGCGCCGGGCTCGCCGCTGCTCCTGCACGCCGGCTAGCAAGGTCTTTTCCAGCAGCCTCCAGCTGTTGCGATCCTCCTTGGTATCATTCACGGGCGCTTTCCATTCATCCGACATACGCAACCTCGACAGCTGATTCAGCAGAACGCAGCCAGTCGCTGAGTTCCGAAAAATGTTTAATGGTTAGGCACGGCGAGCACGCCCGCAAGACATCGAGTGGCTGCGCACCGTAGGAGACCGCGACACTGTCGACGCCGGCTCTGCGAGCCATTTCGAGATCGAACACCGAATCGCCGATCATCAGCGCCCGCTCAGGCGGCACGCCGCAGTGCGAGAGAATCTCGTGAAGCATCAGCGGATCGGGCTTGCTTGCTGTTTCGTCGGCGCAGCGGGTCACATCGAAGAAATCATCCCATCCCTGGCCCGCAAGCACCCGGTCCAGCCCACGCCGCCCCTTACCGGTTGCCACGGCGAGCAGATGGCCCCGATCACGAAAATCCTGCAGAGCAGAGACCACGCCCGGATAGGGCATTGACGGCTCCACCTCGAGCGAGAGGTAGTGGTCGGCATAGGCACGACGAAACGCCTCGGCCGTTCGACTATCAGTGACGTGGGGATACAGCGCAGCGATCGCTTCAGGCAGACCGAGCCCAATGATTCCCTTGATGGCATTCTCATCGAGGGCCGGCAGACCACAACTGGCAGCGGCAGCCGAAATGGATTCGACGATACGGCCAATCGAGTCCACCAGGGTCCCGTCCCAGTCGAAGATCAGCAGTTCGTATCTATTCACCCAGCCTCTCCAGCGTCCGCGCCCAGATATCATCGACCGGCGCTTCCAGGCTCAGTTCGCCTCCATCCGGCAAAGGCACTTTCAGCGCATAGGCATGCAGGAACAGCCGCTTACCACCCAGGTCCCGAATGACGCCAGTGAACTCTTCATCACCATATTTACTGTCGCCCGCGATGCTATGACCGGCGTGACGGGCGTGCACGCGAATCTGGTGAGTGCGACCTGTTACCGGCTTGGCCTCGACCAGGGTGGCGAAATCCCCGAAACGACGCAGGACACGAAAGAGCGTCAGCGCCTCCTTGCCATCGTCCGTAACCTCGACCATCCGCTCGCCTGAACGCAGCGTGTTCTTCAACAGCGGGGCACTCACCTGCTTCTTGCCGGTATCCCAGCGACCACGCACAAGCGCCATGTAGCGCTTGTCAACGCCGTCGCCGCGCAACGCCTGATGCAGATGGCGCAGCATGCTGCGCTTCTTGGCGATCATCAGCAGCCCGGAGGTATCCCGATCCAGGCGATGCACCAGCTCGAGCTCCTTCGCATCGGGGCGCAACTGACGCAGCGCCTCGATGACACCAAAGCTGAGCCCACTGCCGCCATGCACAGCGATTCCCGCCGGCTTGTTGAGCACGATAAGCGCCTTGTCTTCGTAGACGATGGCCGCCTCGAGGCGCTCGAGGAGGCCTTGCGCCAGCGGTACCGCCTCGTCCCGCTCGGGCAGCCGAAGCGGCGGCACACGCACGACGTCGCCGGCCTGGAGCTTGTACTCCGGCTTGATCCGCCCCTTGTTCACCCGCACTTCTCCCTTTCGCAGGATGCGGTAGATCAGGGTTTTGGGCACACCTTTGAGCTGAGTTCGAAGAAAATTGTCGATACGCTGGCCGGCAAGCTCCGGCGAGACTTCGAGCAGTTGCACGCCGGAAGTCTGGGAAGGGGTATTGGTCATCCGCGGATGATATCAATTTTCCCTGATTTGAAGCACTTAAACATTACTGTTATAGTCCAGACGCCGCCAAAAGTGGCCAGGTCGAGGAATGACAGCGAAACCGCCCTTCCCGACCCAGCAATGTTCGAGGACGTGAGGCCGTCCGACGGTGCTTTTCTCCAGTAGCAGAAGCACCGAAACAAGCCTTGAAGACATGATGCGTGCCCCCGCTGGGGAATCGCGATAATCGATAACCCGCTCCCGGATTCTGCGAGCGGCACCCGATTTTCAAAGTATGAGTGTTGGGTGGAGATGTACAGCCATCGGAGTGCGTAGCAAAGGCTTTCATAGACGCTTCATTCCGTCCGCTACCGATTGCTGATTCCTCCTCCCGAACCATTGCTTCTGTTCCGACAGCAAGCAGGAGACGTCGTCGCGACGCCGGCCCAACTGGCCTCACATCGCTGGACACTGGAGTGCCTTACAATCATTCCTGACTCACCTGACACCGACCGCGAGAGTCGTGTGTGCCGAACGCCGTTTCCGCTGCCCTGGAAACCGACGGTACTACATGAAAAGAATGCTAATTAACGCAACTCAACCCGAAGAGTTGCGTGTCGCACTGGTAGACGGCCAGCGCCTATTCGATCTCGACATCGAATCCGGTGCCCGCGAACAGAAAAAAGCCAACATCTACAAAGGCAAGATCACCCGCGTCGAACCCAGCCTCGAAGCCGCCTTCGTGGACTTCGGTGCCGACCGCCACGGCTTCCTCCCCCTCAAGGAAATTTCCCGCGAATACTTCAGGAAGGCTCCCGAAGGCCGCGTGAACATCAAGGACGTCCTGAGCGAAGGCCAGGAAGTCATCGTCCAGGTCGAAAAAGAAGAGCGCGGCAACAAGGGCGCCGCCCTGACCACCTTCATCAGTCTGGCCGGCCGCTATCTGGTATTGATGCCGAACAACCCGCGTGCAGGCGGCATTTCGCGCCGGATCGAGGGTGAAGAACGCAACGAGCTTCGCGAAGCCCTGAACGGCCTTAACGTCCCGGCTGACATGGGGCTCATCGTTCGCACCGCCGGCCTCGGTCGCTCCAGCGAAGAGATGCAGTGGGACCTCGACTATCTGCTGCAACTCTGGGCCGCAGTAAAAGAAGCGTCCCAGGGTCGGCCCGCCCCCTTCCTGATCTACCAGGAATCGAACGTTATCATCCGCGCCATCCGCGACTACCTGCGCCAGGACATCGGCGAGGTACTGATCGACAGCGTCGAAGCCCAGGACGAAGCGCTTTCCTTCATCCAGCAGGTCATGCCGCAGTACGCCAGCAAGATCAAGCTGTACGAAGACAGCGTGCCGCTGTTCAACCGTTTCCAGATCGAGAGCCAGATCGAAACCGCCTTCCAGCGTGAAGTGAAGCTGCCGTCCGGCGGCTCGATCGTCATCGACCCCACCGAAGCCTTGGTGTCTATCGACATCAACTCGGCGCGCGCCACCAAAGGCGGCGACATCGAAGAAACCGCACTGCAGACCAACCTGGAAGCGGCCGAGGAAATTGCCCGGCAGCTGCGCTTGCGTGACATCGGCGGCCTGATCGTCATCGACTTCATCGACATGACCCCGGCGAAAAACCAGCGCGCCGTGGAAGAAAAGGTCCGCGAAGCCCTCGAGGCCGACCGCGCCCGTATCCAAGTGGGCCGCATCTCGCGATTCGGCCTGTTGGAAATGTCCCGTCAGCGTCTGCGCCCGTCGCTCGGCGAGACCAGCGGTATCGTCTGCCCACGCTGTAATGGCCAGGGGATCATCCGTGACGTCGAGTCGCTGTCGCTGGCTATCCTGCGCCTGATCGAGGAAGAAGCCCTCAAGGATCGCACCGCTGAAGTGCGGGCGCGCGTGCCTTTCCAGGTCGCCGCGTTCCTTCTGAACGAAAAACGCAACGCCATCACCAAGATCGAGCTGCGCACCCGTGCACGCATCTTCATCCTGCCGGACGATCACCTCGAGACGCCGCACTTCGAAGTGCAGCGCTTGCGTGACGATAGCCCAGAAATCATCGCCGGCCAGGCCAGCTACGAGATGAGCCAGACCGAAGCCGAGGAAGCTCAGCCGGTCAGCTCGACGCGTACCCTGGTTCGCCAGGAGGCTGCGGTCAAAACCGCGCCGCAACGTACTGCGCCCGCCCCCGTTCCTACTGCAGAGCCGACAGAGACGGCCACGCCTAGCGTTCAGGAGCCGAGCCTGTTCAAGGGGCTGGTCAAGTCGCTGGTCGGTCTCTTTGCTGGCAAGCCGCAAGCCCCAGCCGTCGAGGTCGAGAAGAAGCCCGCCGGCGGCAGCCGTCCGCAGCGCAACGACGAGCGTCGCAGTGGTCGCCAGCAGAACCGCCGACGCGATACTCGCAGCAACCGCGACGAAGAGCGCAAGCCACGCGAAGAGCGCGCGCCCCGTGAAGAGCGCCCGGCTCGCGAAGAGCGCCAGCCGCGCCCACCGCGCGAGGAACGCAAACCACGCGAGGCCCGCGAACCCCGCGAACCCCGCGAGCCGGTCGAAGTGAATGACAGCCCGTCGCAGCCGCAACCACGCCGCGAGCGCACTCCACGTGAGGATCGCCAGCCGCGCGAAGAGCGCAAACGCGAACTGCGCGCACCGCTGGATGAACCCAATCAGAATGCCCCCGTCGCAGCGGCCAGCGAGGAAGCCAGCGAACGCAAACCACGTCCACCTCGCGAAGAGCGCAAGCCTCGCGAGCCACGCGCTGAGCAGGTTACCGAAGCTGACGAACTGCAGCAGAACGACGCCACCGAAGCCACACAGGACGAACAAGACTCGACCGAAGGCAGCGATCGTCCACGTCGCCGCTCCCGTGGCCAGCGCCGTCGCAGCAACCGCCGCGACCGTCAGCGCGATGCCAACGGCAACGAGATTGGTACTGAAGGCGAAACTGGATCGGTCGAAGCCGAAGAAAGCAATGCACCGGTGAAATCCGAGCAGGTTGCCATTGCCGCAACCGCCGCCGCCCTTGCGGCAAACACGGCGAACACCGAGGCCGCAGACGTGACGCCTGAAAGTCAGGCGAAGTCGGAAGCGCCCGCGCCAATCGAAGCCGCCGACGAGCCCGTCACGGTTACCGAGGCGGTGAGCGAAGCAGCCGCTGAGCCAGTGATCGAAACTCCGGCTGCGACGATCGAACCCGCACCGGCCGAGCCTGCGCCTGAGCCCGTCAGCCAGCCAGAACCGGTTAGCGAAAGCAATGCTGAAGAGGCACCTGCCACGCCAGCCATTGCGCAATCCGCTCCGGCTCCGGTTCCGGCCGAGGCTGCAGCGCCGGCTCAAACCGCGTCCGGTCGTGCGCCGAATGATCCTCGCGAGGTGCGCCGTCGCCGCCTCGAGCAGGAGCGTCTGGCCAAGGAGGCTGCCGAGGCTGAAGCCAAAGCCGAAAAAACCGAGGAGCTGGCCAGCCCCGAAGTCGTGGTCAGTGAGCCGATCGCCGAGATCGCTACCGTACAGCCGGAGCAGGCGAAGGGTGAGGAGCGCGAAGTAGCTGTTGAAGCTGCCCCGCAGTCTGAGCCGGCGCCGGCCGAAGCGCATGCGGAACCAGCAGCAGAACCGGTGACGGCACAAACCGTACAGCCGGTAGCGGAGCCGCTCGAGCCCGCCACTGAGAAGCCTGAGGAAGCGACGGCCAATCCCGAGCGGGACGACACCGACAAGCGCCAACACTGACAGTTGCGCACCAAAAAAGGGATGCTTCGGCATCCCTTTTTTATTGCCCCTGTCCCGTCCTGGGTAACGTTTACACCTTTCGCCCGAGAATCGGGAGGTCTCGCTGGAGCAAGGCGTTTAGCGTACGCAGCGTGATTGATCGCTAGCTTTAATTGGCTGGCTGTCGTCGATCAGGTCGAAAAAGGCTAGCTAACCTACAAGCAGGGGGCACTTCCGGTAGGACAGCCGGGGCGGGTCTATGGTGTCCCGCCCCGAACAAGGTGCACACCTTCCGCCGCCCCTCAGCACGTAATGGATGCGGTAAAAGGCGCAGACAGCGCGAACACACGATGAATACAGAAATCGGTCATCGCCCAGTTCGAAAACGTGAGCCAGGCGCCGTCCTGAACAGGCCACGCTGGAGCGGGCGCAGCCGGCACAGAGCAGTCGTCGCATTCGACCAGACGTGAGCGACGCCCATAATTTTCGCCCAGTTGAACGATACGGACAACCGGCCCGGGGCTAGATGATGTTCGGCTCGATCTCGAGCTGCACGCCAAACTGCTCGGCGACATCTGCCTGGATGTCTTCGGCGAGCTGCAGGATCTGCCGACCGGTGGCCTGGCCGTAGTTGACGAGCACCAGCGCCTGTAGCCGATGCACACCCACATCGCCACGACGGTAACCCTTCCAGCCCGCCCGCTCGATCAGCCAGCCGGCGGCGAGCTTGACCTGCCCGTCATCTTGCGCAAATGCCACTAGATCCGCGAAGCGTTGCCTCAAGCCATCGGCCAGGGCTGCCGAGACCAGGGGGTTTTTGAAAAAGCTACCGGCATTGCCCAGCTGTCGAGGATCGGGGAGTTTTTCGCTGCGTATGGCACAGACGGCGCGACTCACGTCCATCGGCGTGGGTGATTGGATGGCATGCTGAACAAGCCACTGACGAAGTGGCCCGTATTCGAGCTTGAGGTTCACGGTGCGTTGCAGGGCGAAGCGAACCCGCAGAATGATGTAGCGCCCGGCCTGCCGCTTGAACAGACTGTCCCGGTATCCAAACTGGCATGCCTGCAGATCGAACTCCACGAGCCGCCCTGTTTGCCGGTCCAGCGCAGTCAGCCCGGCAAAAACGTCTTTTATTTCGACACCGTATGCACCAACGTTCTGGATTGGCGCGGCGCCTACGGTCCCCGGAATCAGACTCAGGTTTTCCAACCCGCACAGCCCCAGCCCCAGACTGTGCAATACGAACGGATGCCAGGGCTCACCGGCCTCCGCTTCGATGACGACACGCTCACCGTCATCCTCGATCACACGAATGCCTCGGCTGGCCATGCGCAGCACCAACGCATTCACATTCGCCGTGAGCACCAGATTGCTGCCACCGCCGAGTATCAACAGCGGCACACCGATACGCTGCGCCTGGGCTAGCGCTTCGCCGATCTGCTGATCGTCATGCGCCTCGGCGAAATAGACACTACTGGCCTCGACGCCGAAGGTGTTGAATTTCCGGAGCGAGCGGTTCTGCTCGATGATCAGACTCACAGGCGCTTCCTGAGCTCGTCGAGCAAAGCCATCGACGCATGCTCCACCAGATCGAGCACATGCTCGAAGCCCTCGTCCCCACAATAGTAAGGATCAGGTACCGTTCCCTTTCCCAGGCGGTATCGGCGCAGAAAAAGATCAAGTTCAGCGCATGAGTCCGACGGGCACAGCGCCTGCAAACGCTCCAGGTTGTCGTGATCCATCGCGAGGATGAGATCGAAGCGCTTGAAGTCGTCGACAACCACTTGGCGCGCCCTAAGCTCACTGAGATCGTAACCTCGCTGGGCAGCTGCCTGGCATGCGCGCGCATCCGCCTGCTTGCCGACATGCCAGCCACCGGTTCCGGCTGAGTCGATGGTGATACGACTATCCAGCCCGGCATCCTGCACGCACTTGCGAAACACAGCCTCGGCGGTCGGCGAACGGCATATGTTGCCCATGCAGACGAATAGAATCCTCACGCTCAGGCTCCGAGCAACTTGCGGACGCGCTCGAGATCCTCGGCGGTATCGACTCCGGCGGGCGGCGCCTCGACTGCCTCGGCAACGTGTATGCGCTTGCCGTGCCAGAGCGCCCGCAACTGCTCGAGGCACTCGGTGTTTTCCAGCCAGCAGGGGCCCCAGGACACGAAGTCGGCAAGAAACCCCGCCCGGTAGGCATAAATGCCGATATGCCGACGGTATGGAACGCCTGATGGCAGCACGTCACGACCAAGCGAGAACTCATCCCGCGCCCAGGGTAGCGGCGCCCGGCTGAACGTTAGCGCCAAGCCATTGATATCGCTCAGCACCTTCACCACGTTCGGATTGAATAGCGCCCGGGGATCGTCGATCGGTTCGGCGAGCGTGGCGATTGCCGCCTCTGGGTGGGCCGCCAGATTGCGCGCCACCTGATCGATCACCGCAGGCGGGATCAACGGCTCGTCGCCTTGCACGTTGACCACTATCGCGTCCGCCGCCAATCCCAGCTTGGCCGCCACTTCAGCGAGCCGATCGGTGCCAGAATTATGTTCAACGCAGGTCAGCACCACCTGCGCGCCGAAGCCCTCGCATGCGTCCAGAATGCGCCTGTCGTCGGTGGCAATTACGACGCGTTGAGCACCGCTTCGACTGGCCTGCTCCCAGACGTGGCGAATCATCGGCTTACCGGCGATGTCCTGCAGAGGCTTGCCCGGAAGGCGGCTGGACGCATAACGCGCCGGGATCACGACGGTATAGGCGCTAGTCATTTGTCCAGACGCTCGTCCACATCAAGGGTACGGGCTTCGCTCTCGAGCATCACCGGAATACCGTCTCGCACCGGAAAGGCCATGCCGTCGGCCTTGCAGATCAGTTCGGACTTATCATCGGTCAGCTTCAGCGGGCCCTTGCACAGCGGGCAGGCGAGAATATCGAGCAGTTTGGTATCCATGCGCGGTCCTTGGATGCAGCCGACCGCACATGGCAGATCGAGCGGCTTAGGGGTGTTGGGGCAGCAATCGGTCCAGCTGGGTATCGAACCAGGTCACGAACGCCGCTGACGGCTCGGCCTGCACCTGCAGATAGCACCAGCCCGGCAGCGCGAATGCCCGGCATTTGACCGCATCCTTCTCGGTCATCACCAGCGGTAGCTCGGGGCGGAAGCTCAGTTGCTCGAGGCTATAGCGGGCATGATCGGCGAAGGGGTGCGGAATCGGCCGCCAGTGTAGCGCCTCGAGCGTAGTGAAGAAACGCTGTGGATTGCCGATCCCGGCAACCGCATGCACCTGTTGGCCCGGGGGGAAATGGTCGAGCGGCCAGCATTGCCGGCTTGCGAGTTCTATCAACCCGGACGGCCGCAGGGCGAAGGCAAAGCCGGAGGGACTGTCGGCCTGCGCGCCATTGAATAACACCGCATCGACCGATTCGAGCCGTTCGGGCGGCTCACGCAATGGGCCGGCGGGCAAGCAGCGCCGATTACCCAGGCCGCGCACCGCATCGACGAGCACCAATTCCAGATCACGCGCCAACCGGTAATGCTGCAGCCCGTCGTCGGACAGGACCAAGTCAACTGACTCTTGGGCCAGCAACTCGCGAACAGCACGGGCACGGTCCGGATCGATCATGACCGGCGCACCGGTGCGCTGCGCGATCAATAAGGGTTCATCGCCCGCCTCGGCTGCCGAGTCTTCCGCCCGGACTCGCCATGGATAGGATGCGGGCGAGGCACCGTACCCACGGCTGACCACACCGACCTTCACGCCACGTCGGCGGCAGTGTTCGATGAGCCAAAGGATCAACGGCGTTTTGCCGGTCCCGCCAACCGTAATGTTGCCTACCACTACGACCGGCACTGGCGCCCGATAACAATCGGCCGCGCCATCCAGGAACCGCTTGCGTCTGGCGCTGACTACCCGCCTGTAGAGCGCCTCGAGCGGGGCAAGCAATGCCAGAGCCGGATGCCCCTCGTACCAGGCGCGCTGCAAACGATCGGCAAAAGACATCAGGGCTCCGGCTGGGCCTCGACGGTGGTGATTCGCAGATGGGCGAAGCCAAGCTTTCCGGCTGCATCCATCGCGGTGATGACGGCCTGATGCGGTGTCTTGCCATCGGCGCTGATGATCATCGGCAGACTGGTGTCTCCGCCCGACTCCTTCGCCAGCGCGCCCATGAGTGTGTTCAGATCGTGCTTGATCAACGTCTTGCCATTGAGTGAATAGCTGCCGTCTACATCGATGACCACTTCGAGCTGTTTCTTTTGCGCCTCTTCCGGCGGCGTGCCGCTGGCAGCCTCGGGCAGATCCACCTTGAGCTGCGTTTCGCGGGTAAAGGTGGTCGTGACCACGAAGAACAGCAGCAGGATGAAGACGACGTCGATCAGCGGGGCCAGTCCGATGTCGACGTTTTCCCGCGCCTTGCGACGAAACTTCACGCCTTGTCCTCGCCCAGATCGACGTCACGGTCGCCTTGCACGACTTCCACCAGCTTGATCGCTTCCTGCTCCATCCCGACCACCAGTTCCTCTACGCGACGTAGCAGGAAGCGATGGAAGAACAGGGCCGGAATGCCGACCATCAGGCCCGCCGCCGTAGTGATAAGCGCCTTGGATATACCCGAAGCGAGCATCGGGGCGTTGGCCATACCCGAGCCCATGAAGGCACCGAATATCTCGATCATGCCAAGCACCGTACCGAGCAGCCCCAGCAAGGGCGCGATGCCGGCAATGGTGCCCAGGGCATTGAGGTACCGCTCGAGATCATGAACGACGCGCGCCGCGGCCTCCTCGATGCACTCCTTCATGATCTCCCGACCATGCTTGGAGTTGGCCAGGCCCGCTGCGAGAATCTCGCCCAAGGGTGAGTCCGCACGCAGCTCCTTGAGCTTCTGGTTGCTGAGCTTCTTGTCCTTGATCCATTTCCACACCTGGCCGAGCAGATGCGAAGGGGTCACACGACTAGGTCGCAACGTCCATAGGCGCTCGGCGATGATTCCGGCGGCAGCGACGGAACACAGAATGATCGGCAGCATAATCCAGCCACCTGCTTTAACCAGCTCCCACACGACGTGAATCCCCCTCGAAAAAGTGGCGTCACTCTAGCATAGGGTCGTCAGGCCGCCGACGGCCCCGGTTCTCATTTTTCCCGCCAGAACCGACGTTCGGCGCGCAATCCGCGCGGCGACTCGAAACGTCCGAGACGGATCTGCAGCGCACCCTGCTCGGCCGTATCGTAAAGCTGCGCGCCGGATGCCTCGATCCGCCGCACGACGTCCGGGTGTGGGTGTCCGAAGGCATTGTGCAGACTGCGCGAGACGAGCGCCCCCTCCGCACCTGCAGCCTCGATGAAGGCTTCGGAGGAGGAACTGTGACTGCCATGATGCGGCAGCAGCAACCAGCGCACCTTGAGCGGCATACCGCTTGCCAGCAGCGCCTGCTCGGCAGGCACGTCGATGTCGCCGGTTAGCAGCAGGCGTTCGCCGTTGGCCTCGACCATCAGCACGCAGGACGACTGGTTTCCATTGCGAGCCTGCGACCAGCGCCAGAGCGTGAAGCCGACATGGTCCCATTCCCAGTGCAGCCCTGACGGACAGGCCTCGGCGCCCAGCGACGCGGGCAGTCGCTCCGGTTCGCCACTGAGCACCCGTGCGACCGGCATTTGTCGCAGGATCGCTGCAGCGCCGCCCGCATGATCGCTATCGGCATGACTGAGCACCATCAGATCGAGATCCGCAGCGCCCAGCGTGCGCAGCGAAGGCGAAACCACTCGCTCACCGATATCGAAGTCGCCGTAGCGCGGCCCGGCGTCGTACAGCAAAGCATGCTCATGCGTGCGAACCAGCACCGCGAGTCCCTGCCCGACATCGAGGATCCAGACGTCTGCCTGTCCGTGGGCCGGCTTGTTGATCGGGGGAAACAACAGCGGTGCGAGCAGTACCAACCCCAGCGCCCGCAAGGGCAGGCCGGCTGGAGCCAGGATCAGCAGCGTTCCGAGCGTGACCAGCGACCAGGCCCACAGCGGCAAGGAAGCCGGTAGCCAGGCCGCTTGCCAGCCGGCGAGCCAACGCAGCGCATCGAATAGATAAACCAGCAGTCCGCCCGCCAGCCAGAGCAGCGCCTCGCCGACACCTGGCAGCCACAACAAGGCGGTGCCCATCAACGACAGCGGCACGATCAGCACACTGACCAGAGGCACCGCGAACAGATTGGCGACCGGGCCGCTCAAGCTCACCGGCAAGCCCAGAATCAGCAGGAACGGCAATAGCCCAATCGCCATGCCCCACTGCGCGCGCCCCAACGTCTGCCAACCACCCCAACGGCCCAGCCGCCCGCGGAAGATATAGGCAAGCAGCGCCACCGCCAGAAAGGACAGCCAGAATCCCGATCGCAGAACGACCAGCGGATCGAACAGCAACACGCCATCCAGCGCAATCAGCAACGGCAAGCAAACGCCAAGATGCCTGAATCGCAAGCGCCATAGCAGTACCAGCGCGACCATGATCAGCGCTCGCTGAACCGGAACGTCGAAGCCTGCCAGCCAGCCGTATACGAGCGCACCAGCCAACGCCGCGCCACAGGCACAGGGCAGCCAGGCGATGCGTTGTGGCCAGAAGCCCCACCGAGCCAACAGCGCAACCAGGCCGTAGAGCAAGCCCGCCAGCATCCCCACATGCTGCCCCGAGATCACCATCAGGTGGACGGTTCCGGTGTCTTGAAGGATGCGCCAGTCCGCCGTCGACAGGCCACTGTCGTCGCCGACCACCAGCGCGGCGATCGCGCCTGAACGGCCCTGGGCATCGACGGCCAACAGGCGTTGGCGCAGCTGATCGCGCGCCCCCTGCCCGCCCACCGCCAACCCGGTGCGCTCGCCCGCCTTGACGGTCCCGCTGGCACCGATTCGGCGCGCCAGGAGCCAGGCTTCGTAGTCGAATGGCTGCGGGTTGACCAACCCTCGTGGCCTCTTCAGCTTGGCCGCGAGACGCCAGCGCTCTCCCGCCTGCATGGCCGGCCCGCCGTACCACGCCAGGCGCATCCGTGAAGGCAGGCCCTCATGTCGCGACGAAATATCGGTCAGCTCGAAGCGCACGACCCCGCCGCGAACATCCGGCAGACCGGTCACCCGACCTTCAAGCCAGAACGTGCGGCCGTCGAGCGCCGTTGGCAGGCGATCGCTCAATGCCCAATGGGCGCTCAGACAGGCCCAACCAAGCCCGCACAGGAAACAACCGATCACGCGCCAGCGGGACGGCAGCAACAGCAACCCGGCCAGGATGACTAGCGGGA comes from Stutzerimonas stutzeri and encodes:
- the rluC gene encoding 23S rRNA pseudouridine(955/2504/2580) synthase RluC, which translates into the protein MTNTPSQTSGVQLLEVSPELAGQRIDNFLRTQLKGVPKTLIYRILRKGEVRVNKGRIKPEYKLQAGDVVRVPPLRLPERDEAVPLAQGLLERLEAAIVYEDKALIVLNKPAGIAVHGGSGLSFGVIEALRQLRPDAKELELVHRLDRDTSGLLMIAKKRSMLRHLHQALRGDGVDKRYMALVRGRWDTGKKQVSAPLLKNTLRSGERMVEVTDDGKEALTLFRVLRRFGDFATLVEAKPVTGRTHQIRVHARHAGHSIAGDSKYGDEEFTGVIRDLGGKRLFLHAYALKVPLPDGGELSLEAPVDDIWARTLERLGE
- a CDS encoding HAD-IA family hydrolase; the encoded protein is MNRYELLIFDWDGTLVDSIGRIVESISAAAASCGLPALDENAIKGIIGLGLPEAIAALYPHVTDSRTAEAFRRAYADHYLSLEVEPSMPYPGVVSALQDFRDRGHLLAVATGKGRRGLDRVLAGQGWDDFFDVTRCADETASKPDPLMLHEILSHCGVPPERALMIGDSVFDLEMARRAGVDSVAVSYGAQPLDVLRACSPCLTIKHFSELSDWLRSAESAVEVAYVG
- the sppA gene encoding signal peptide peptidase SppA, translating into MSDEWKAPVNDTKEDRNSWRLLEKTLLAGVQEQRRARRWGIFFKLLTFVYLFGALLMFSPLLHMGDGKAASGSHTAVINVRGMIADEEPASADNIVGALRSAFEDSNTKGVVLRINSPGGSPVQSGYIYDEIRRLRGEYPGIKVYAVITDLGASGAYYIASAADEIYADKSSLVGSIGVTAATFGFVETMDKLGVERRVYTSGEHKAFLDPFQPEKPEETKFWREVLATTHRQFIESVKQGRGDRLQVAGHPELFSGLIWSGEQALELGLVDGLGNTGSVARDVIGEEQLVDFTVKDSALDRFTKKLGASIGSKLGLLMGLQGPQLR
- the rne gene encoding ribonuclease E, with protein sequence MKRMLINATQPEELRVALVDGQRLFDLDIESGAREQKKANIYKGKITRVEPSLEAAFVDFGADRHGFLPLKEISREYFRKAPEGRVNIKDVLSEGQEVIVQVEKEERGNKGAALTTFISLAGRYLVLMPNNPRAGGISRRIEGEERNELREALNGLNVPADMGLIVRTAGLGRSSEEMQWDLDYLLQLWAAVKEASQGRPAPFLIYQESNVIIRAIRDYLRQDIGEVLIDSVEAQDEALSFIQQVMPQYASKIKLYEDSVPLFNRFQIESQIETAFQREVKLPSGGSIVIDPTEALVSIDINSARATKGGDIEETALQTNLEAAEEIARQLRLRDIGGLIVIDFIDMTPAKNQRAVEEKVREALEADRARIQVGRISRFGLLEMSRQRLRPSLGETSGIVCPRCNGQGIIRDVESLSLAILRLIEEEALKDRTAEVRARVPFQVAAFLLNEKRNAITKIELRTRARIFILPDDHLETPHFEVQRLRDDSPEIIAGQASYEMSQTEAEEAQPVSSTRTLVRQEAAVKTAPQRTAPAPVPTAEPTETATPSVQEPSLFKGLVKSLVGLFAGKPQAPAVEVEKKPAGGSRPQRNDERRSGRQQNRRRDTRSNRDEERKPREERAPREERPAREERQPRPPREERKPREAREPREPREPVEVNDSPSQPQPRRERTPREDRQPREERKRELRAPLDEPNQNAPVAAASEEASERKPRPPREERKPREPRAEQVTEADELQQNDATEATQDEQDSTEGSDRPRRRSRGQRRRSNRRDRQRDANGNEIGTEGETGSVEAEESNAPVKSEQVAIAATAAALAANTANTEAADVTPESQAKSEAPAPIEAADEPVTVTEAVSEAAAEPVIETPAATIEPAPAEPAPEPVSQPEPVSESNAEEAPATPAIAQSAPAPVPAEAAAPAQTASGRAPNDPREVRRRRLEQERLAKEAAEAEAKAEKTEELASPEVVVSEPIAEIATVQPEQAKGEEREVAVEAAPQSEPAPAEAHAEPAAEPVTAQTVQPVAEPLEPATEKPEEATANPERDDTDKRQH